A window of Rhinolophus ferrumequinum isolate MPI-CBG mRhiFer1 chromosome X, mRhiFer1_v1.p, whole genome shotgun sequence contains these coding sequences:
- the CT83 gene encoding kita-kyushu lung cancer antigen 1 produces MVLCVDVDKNGKEIDATSKLTRLLQISPTLKIAYGLSWRNIGEMSSNSFSLALVRPSSCTGSTKSNTNTSLEVNSLSQDVLINFPRSIAMQKRILVNLSIVEYKLTELEYFLVIKGVKDALVNQKSTGMLGKCTDIGGEH; encoded by the exons ATGGTCCTATGTGTCGATGTGGAcaagaatggaaaggaaatcGATGCCACATCAAAGTTAACCCGCCTGCTGCAGATTTCGCCTACACTCAAAATAGCATATGGACTCTCCTGG AGAAACATTGGTGAAATGTCatcaaattcattttctcttgcaCTAGTAAGACCATCCTCTTGTACTGGGTCAACTAAGAGCAATACTAACACAAGTCTTGAAGTCAACAGCCTCTCTCAGGATGTCTTAATTAATTTCCCACGCTCGATAGCCATGCAGAAGCGAATATTGGTAAATCTCAGCATCGTGGAATACAAGCTGACTGAATTGGAATATTTCCTAGTTATTAAGGGTGTAAAGGATGCATTAGTTAACCAGAAATCCACTGGCATGCTTGGAAAATGTACCGACATTGGAGGTGAACATTAA